A stretch of Lysobacter sp. K5869 DNA encodes these proteins:
- a CDS encoding DUF2007 domain-containing protein gives MQIIYQAAHSADAQLVRGLLAQEGIRSFVFGGALEGGAGLLPVGGSVRIEVADEDVERARAVIDEWQAAEVPASDDERDQDYGDDGTPEHVEDANLYRPLNARKPAAGGFGMAGIVFALVIGALAGALATGAALRPAGSTQDVDYNGDGIADERLSYEGERLVRIDTDRNTDGGFDLITRFDGDGLTDSIEEDQDFNGVRETATRLEKGLLVTRSADYDGDGVPERQENYRQGVLQNVEWLDARGRVVKRDTYTGGRLSGGEIDSDGDGVLDASRVYDARGEVRSSGPLRAG, from the coding sequence ATGCAGATCATCTATCAGGCTGCGCATTCGGCCGACGCGCAGCTGGTGCGCGGCTTGCTCGCGCAGGAAGGCATCCGCTCGTTCGTGTTCGGCGGCGCGCTGGAAGGCGGCGCGGGCTTGTTGCCGGTCGGCGGTTCGGTGCGGATCGAAGTCGCCGACGAGGACGTCGAGCGCGCCCGCGCGGTCATCGACGAGTGGCAGGCGGCCGAGGTGCCGGCGTCCGACGACGAACGCGACCAGGATTACGGCGACGACGGCACGCCCGAGCATGTCGAGGACGCCAACCTCTACCGTCCCTTGAACGCGCGCAAGCCGGCGGCCGGCGGTTTCGGCATGGCCGGAATCGTCTTCGCCCTCGTCATCGGCGCGCTGGCCGGCGCGCTCGCCACCGGCGCGGCGCTGCGCCCTGCGGGCAGTACGCAGGACGTGGATTACAACGGCGACGGCATTGCCGACGAGCGCCTGAGCTACGAGGGCGAACGGTTGGTGCGCATCGACACCGACCGCAACACCGATGGCGGTTTCGACCTGATCACCCGTTTCGACGGCGACGGGCTGACCGATTCGATCGAGGAAGACCAGGATTTCAACGGCGTGCGCGAGACCGCCACGCGCCTGGAGAAAGGCTTGCTGGTGACGCGCAGCGCCGACTACGACGGCGACGGCGTGCCCGAGCGGCAGGAGAACTACCGCCAGGGCGTGCTGCAGAACGTGGAGTGGCTGGACGCGCGAGGGCGCGTGGTCAAGCGCGATACCTATACCGGCGGGCGCTTGAGCGGCGGCGAGATCGACAGCGACGGGGACGGGGTGTTGGATGCCTCGCGCGTGTACGACGCGCGCGGCGAGGTGCGCAGCAGCGGGCCGTTGCGCGCAGGCTGA
- a CDS encoding alpha-glucosidase — MNTYAPAAAAGDGGGKLARIAATQRRRAPHYQTQGSHVSAVVSSQPVQRDPSWWRGAVIYQVYPRSFRDLDGDGVGDLPGIVDKLGYIADLGVDAIWISPFFKSPMADFGYDIADYRAVDPLFGRLEDFDRLLAKAHALGLKVMIDQVLSHTSNEHEWFKRSRESRDNEYSDWYVWADAREDGTAPNNWMSLFGGVAWRWEPRRQQYYLHNFLSAQPDLNFHHPAVRAAVLDNVRFWLERGVDGLRLDAINFCFHDARLRDNPPKPAAQRVGRGFSPDNPYAFQYHHYNNTQPENLAFLGELRALLDRYPGAVALGEISSEDSLATMDEYTRAGRLHMGYSFELLTEDYNVEHIRGTVQRVEATMREGWPCWAISNHDVQRVVTRWGRGEAPKHFATLVSALACSLRGSVCVYQGEELGLPEADVPFEALQDPYGKTFWPNFKGRDGCRTPLPWDDSDGAGFSRGQPWLPIPAEHRALNIAAQQDDPASPLNGFRAFLGWRKRHRALLDGAIAFLPSAEPVIAFVRGDGNDAVLMAFNLGPGEASLALGERADWIAERGHGLPSGRVEGGRLILPGHGAYAARATV, encoded by the coding sequence ATGAATACGTATGCACCCGCGGCGGCCGCCGGCGACGGCGGCGGTAAGCTGGCGCGCATCGCGGCGACGCAGCGCCGTCGCGCGCCGCACTATCAAACACAGGGGTCGCACGTGTCCGCCGTCGTTTCTTCCCAGCCCGTACAACGCGACCCCTCGTGGTGGCGCGGCGCGGTGATCTATCAGGTCTATCCGCGCAGCTTCCGCGACCTCGACGGCGACGGCGTCGGCGATTTGCCCGGCATCGTCGACAAGCTCGGCTACATCGCCGACCTCGGCGTGGACGCGATCTGGATCTCGCCGTTCTTCAAATCGCCGATGGCCGATTTCGGCTACGACATCGCCGACTACCGCGCGGTCGATCCGCTGTTCGGCCGGCTCGAAGACTTCGACCGCTTGCTGGCCAAGGCGCACGCGCTGGGCCTGAAGGTGATGATCGATCAGGTGCTCAGCCACACCTCCAACGAACACGAGTGGTTCAAGCGCAGCCGCGAAAGCCGCGACAACGAGTATTCCGACTGGTACGTGTGGGCCGACGCGCGCGAGGACGGCACCGCGCCGAACAACTGGATGTCGCTGTTCGGCGGCGTCGCCTGGCGCTGGGAACCGCGCCGGCAGCAGTACTACCTGCACAACTTCCTCTCGGCCCAGCCGGATCTGAATTTCCATCATCCGGCGGTGCGCGCGGCGGTGCTCGACAACGTGCGCTTCTGGCTCGAACGCGGCGTCGACGGCCTGCGCCTGGACGCGATCAATTTCTGCTTCCACGACGCGCGGCTGCGCGACAACCCGCCCAAGCCGGCGGCGCAGCGGGTGGGCCGCGGTTTCAGCCCGGACAATCCGTACGCGTTCCAGTACCACCACTACAACAACACGCAGCCCGAGAACCTCGCGTTCCTCGGCGAACTGCGCGCGCTGCTCGACCGCTACCCGGGCGCGGTGGCGCTGGGCGAGATTTCCTCGGAAGACTCGCTGGCGACCATGGACGAGTACACCCGCGCCGGCCGCCTGCACATGGGCTACAGCTTCGAGCTGCTGACCGAGGACTACAACGTCGAGCACATCCGCGGCACGGTGCAGCGGGTCGAGGCGACCATGCGCGAAGGCTGGCCGTGCTGGGCGATCTCCAATCACGACGTGCAGCGCGTGGTCACGCGCTGGGGCCGGGGCGAGGCGCCGAAGCACTTCGCCACTCTGGTCAGCGCGCTGGCGTGTTCGCTGCGCGGCTCGGTGTGCGTGTATCAGGGCGAGGAACTCGGCCTGCCCGAGGCCGACGTGCCGTTCGAGGCGCTGCAAGATCCTTACGGCAAGACCTTCTGGCCGAACTTCAAGGGCCGCGACGGTTGCCGCACGCCGCTGCCGTGGGACGACAGCGACGGCGCCGGTTTCAGCCGCGGCCAGCCGTGGCTGCCGATTCCGGCCGAACACCGCGCGCTCAACATCGCCGCGCAGCAGGACGATCCGGCCTCGCCGCTCAACGGCTTCCGCGCCTTCCTCGGCTGGCGCAAGCGCCATCGCGCGCTGCTCGACGGCGCCATCGCGTTCCTGCCCAGCGCCGAGCCGGTGATCGCGTTCGTGCGCGGCGACGGCAATGATGCGGTGCTGATGGCGTTCAACCTCGGCCCCGGCGAGGCGTCGCTGGCGTTGGGCGAACGCGCCGACTGGATCGCCGAGCGCGGCCACGGCCTGCCCTCGGGCCGGGTCGAAGGCGGCCGTTTGATCCTGCCGGGACACGGCGCCTACGCGGCGCGAGCGACCGTCTGA
- a CDS encoding TonB-dependent receptor — MSHSKPAARRPKQLDRHLLTLALAALGLSGFAPAWAADAPAPQEAAPAAAPQTAHELDAVQVTGNRRVQSIQKYAGTIQSFSGEDIAKLGINTDFRNLQAVVPGLQITKQEGKYEIFLRGIGAADSDFSSDPSVATYYNGIYLPRPRSIGPMFFDVDRIEVNKGPQGTVRGRNATGGSINVISKRPELGVTSGGLKVGAGNYDYTNAEGVLNLPIGETFALRAALFDEERSSYISNGYPKSLFSAEGPGALDNQAARLSALWEPNDKFSAYVMLDKVTERGTGDPGLFAERGLAAGYDIKDLNDPFKQYFRTQGKTTNDIEGIAATFTYAFNDAVSVEFNTSYRKYDFYNRNASREWQLGPVYPGSDREAYFNPERLKWYDTFYQADKSSSRINELRFFGDTGKLIWSAGLFNYQEKYDYVSWDVGNGYFGDCDWWRPGTVCGYQDGLGGENRGDNSKVESNAVYGDFSFAATDSLRLIGGIRYTRDKKIARESNVKYQFIIPEELFQQFTGQPINTATNPYTTGLILGSPGFQLAGPGRRRGGDPSICTGWSPAELKCGPGGNTLDYFLGGFQNFGANDNWAQFLQKNRDQIQVIARSDFPGGRSEDVYKDSYVDWRLGFEYDLSAKVMLYGTVSTGTRAGGINRPLALNDGSALAPSFAPEELTAYEAGIKGDYVWGETPVRLNASVFYYDYKDKVLQNLIDVPAPTPTNPNATSRQVFNDNAANASVLGLELEGRVGLPHGFDIGYNFTYLDATFDDSNVLDTRSGGLGLIVPLDGNRLPNTSKYNANVSLSQTIDIGRGALNSFDWTINLTYRSDYYLTAFNSRGFGLDANGKVIEIPLKDMPFNNGSNPAAGGGPANGLAMRDDVDGFFTVNVSAGLNFGSENQFRVDGFVSNLTDEVYSGKGFVNNSTNIRYLNTPRMYGIRFASQF, encoded by the coding sequence ATGTCGCATTCCAAGCCGGCCGCACGCAGGCCGAAGCAACTCGACCGTCATCTGCTGACGCTGGCGCTGGCCGCGCTGGGCCTGTCCGGCTTCGCGCCGGCCTGGGCCGCCGACGCGCCCGCGCCGCAGGAGGCCGCGCCCGCGGCCGCGCCGCAGACCGCGCACGAACTCGACGCGGTGCAAGTCACCGGCAACCGCCGCGTGCAGTCGATCCAGAAATACGCCGGCACCATCCAGTCCTTCAGCGGCGAGGACATCGCCAAGCTCGGCATCAACACCGACTTCCGCAACCTGCAGGCGGTGGTGCCGGGCCTGCAGATCACCAAGCAGGAAGGCAAGTACGAAATCTTCCTGCGCGGCATCGGCGCGGCCGACTCGGACTTCTCCTCCGACCCGTCGGTGGCGACCTACTACAACGGCATCTACCTGCCGCGTCCGCGCTCGATCGGCCCGATGTTCTTCGACGTCGACCGCATCGAGGTCAACAAGGGCCCGCAGGGCACGGTGCGCGGCCGCAACGCCACCGGCGGCTCGATCAACGTGATCTCCAAGCGCCCCGAGCTGGGCGTGACCAGCGGCGGCCTCAAGGTCGGCGCCGGCAACTACGACTACACCAACGCCGAGGGCGTGCTGAACCTGCCGATCGGCGAGACCTTCGCCCTGCGCGCGGCGCTGTTCGACGAGGAGCGCTCGTCCTACATCAGCAACGGCTATCCCAAGTCGCTGTTCTCCGCCGAAGGCCCGGGCGCGCTCGACAATCAGGCCGCGCGCCTGTCGGCGCTGTGGGAGCCCAACGACAAGTTCTCCGCCTACGTGATGCTGGACAAGGTCACCGAGCGCGGCACCGGCGATCCGGGGCTGTTCGCCGAGCGCGGGCTGGCCGCGGGCTACGACATCAAGGACTTGAACGACCCGTTCAAGCAGTACTTCCGCACCCAGGGCAAGACCACCAACGACATCGAAGGCATCGCGGCGACCTTCACCTACGCGTTCAACGACGCGGTCTCGGTGGAGTTCAACACGTCCTACCGCAAGTACGACTTCTACAACCGCAACGCCTCGCGCGAGTGGCAGCTCGGCCCGGTGTATCCGGGGTCGGACCGCGAAGCCTATTTCAACCCCGAGCGCTTGAAGTGGTACGACACCTTCTATCAGGCCGATAAGTCGTCCTCGCGCATCAACGAACTGCGCTTCTTCGGCGATACCGGCAAGCTGATCTGGTCGGCGGGCCTGTTCAATTACCAGGAGAAGTACGACTACGTGTCCTGGGACGTCGGCAACGGCTACTTCGGCGATTGCGACTGGTGGCGGCCGGGCACGGTCTGCGGCTACCAGGACGGCCTCGGCGGCGAGAACCGCGGCGACAACTCCAAGGTCGAGTCCAACGCGGTCTACGGCGATTTCAGCTTCGCCGCGACCGATTCGCTGCGCCTGATCGGCGGCATCCGCTACACCCGCGACAAGAAGATCGCGCGCGAATCCAACGTCAAATACCAGTTCATCATTCCGGAAGAACTGTTCCAGCAGTTCACCGGCCAGCCGATCAACACCGCGACCAATCCCTACACCACCGGCTTGATCCTGGGCTCGCCGGGCTTCCAGCTGGCCGGCCCGGGCCGTCGCCGCGGCGGCGATCCGAGCATCTGCACCGGCTGGTCGCCGGCCGAACTCAAGTGCGGTCCGGGCGGCAACACGCTCGACTACTTCCTCGGCGGCTTCCAGAACTTCGGCGCCAACGACAACTGGGCGCAGTTCCTGCAGAAGAACCGCGACCAGATCCAGGTGATCGCGCGCTCGGACTTCCCCGGCGGCCGCAGCGAAGACGTCTACAAGGACAGCTACGTCGACTGGCGCCTCGGCTTCGAATACGACCTCAGCGCGAAGGTGATGCTGTACGGCACCGTCTCCACCGGCACCCGCGCCGGCGGCATCAACCGGCCGCTGGCGCTCAACGACGGCAGCGCGCTGGCGCCGAGCTTCGCGCCGGAAGAGCTGACCGCGTACGAAGCCGGCATCAAGGGCGACTACGTCTGGGGCGAGACCCCGGTGCGCTTGAACGCGTCGGTGTTCTACTACGACTACAAAGACAAGGTGCTGCAGAACCTGATCGACGTGCCGGCGCCGACGCCGACCAATCCCAACGCGACCAGCCGGCAGGTGTTCAACGACAACGCCGCCAACGCGAGCGTGCTGGGCCTGGAGTTGGAAGGTCGGGTCGGCCTGCCGCACGGCTTCGACATCGGCTACAACTTCACCTACCTCGACGCCACTTTCGACGACTCGAACGTGCTCGACACCCGCTCCGGCGGCCTCGGCCTGATCGTGCCGCTGGACGGCAACCGCCTGCCGAACACGTCGAAGTACAACGCCAACGTCAGCCTGTCGCAGACCATCGACATCGGCCGCGGCGCGCTGAACTCGTTCGACTGGACGATCAACCTGACCTACCGCTCCGACTACTACCTGACCGCGTTCAACAGCCGCGGCTTCGGGCTGGACGCGAACGGCAAGGTGATCGAGATCCCGCTCAAGGACATGCCGTTCAACAACGGCTCCAACCCGGCCGCCGGCGGCGGTCCGGCCAACGGGCTGGCGATGCGCGACGACGTGGACGGCTTCTTCACCGTCAACGTCTCCGCCGGCCTGAACTTCGGCAGCGAGAACCAGTTCCGCGTCGACGGCTTCGTGTCCAACCTCACCGACGAGGTGTATTCGGGCAAGGGCTTCGTCAACAACTCGACCAACATCCGCTACTTGAATACGCCGCGGATGTACGGGATCCGTTTCGCTTCGCAGTTCTGA
- a CDS encoding MFS transporter has protein sequence MTDRPDAPTRKPQLSFWQIWNMCFGFLGIQFGFALQNANVSRIFQTLGAPIDDIPMLWIAAPLTGLIVQPIVGYLSDRTWTGLGRRRPYFLVGAVLATLALIAMPNSPTLWIAAGLLWMLDASINVSMEPFRAFVGDQLPQQQRPAGYAMQSFFIGVGSVVASLLPYLLAHFGVGNTAAAGEVPDTVRYSFYFGGAVLLLSVGWTVLRTREYPPQQLHAFDEAPAIEPPRERDRVRCLLFGASWMVVGGICATAISMLRLDRQLYVLAALIAAFGLAQAARGIARDGGGFATVMDDLGAMPAAMTRLAVVQFFSWFALFAMWIYTTPAVTQLHYHTSDTASAAYNEGANWVGVLFAAYNGFAALAAIAIAPMARRWGLRRSHVFNLALGGAGLLSVALVRDPQMLLLSMVGIGFAWASILSLPYAMLSDSVPAAKMGVFMGIFNFFIVIPQLVAASLLGFLVKHAFGGHPAAALSIGGISLFVAGACTLWVREPGAEARA, from the coding sequence ATGACCGATCGTCCCGATGCGCCGACCCGCAAGCCGCAGCTGTCGTTCTGGCAGATCTGGAACATGTGCTTCGGCTTCCTCGGCATCCAGTTCGGCTTCGCCCTGCAGAACGCCAACGTCAGCCGCATCTTCCAGACGCTGGGCGCGCCGATCGACGACATCCCGATGCTGTGGATCGCGGCGCCTTTGACCGGGCTGATCGTGCAACCCATCGTGGGCTATCTCTCCGACCGAACCTGGACCGGGCTCGGCCGGCGCCGGCCTTACTTTTTGGTCGGCGCGGTCCTGGCCACGCTGGCGCTGATCGCGATGCCGAACTCGCCGACGCTGTGGATCGCCGCCGGCCTGCTGTGGATGCTCGACGCTTCGATCAACGTGTCGATGGAGCCGTTCCGCGCCTTCGTCGGCGACCAACTGCCGCAGCAGCAGCGGCCCGCCGGCTACGCGATGCAGAGTTTCTTCATCGGCGTGGGCTCGGTGGTGGCGAGCCTGTTGCCGTATTTGCTCGCGCACTTCGGAGTCGGCAACACCGCGGCCGCGGGCGAAGTGCCCGACACGGTGCGCTATTCCTTTTATTTCGGCGGCGCGGTGCTGTTGCTGTCGGTCGGCTGGACCGTGCTGCGCACCCGCGAGTATCCGCCGCAGCAGCTGCACGCCTTCGACGAAGCGCCGGCCATCGAACCGCCGCGCGAGCGCGACCGGGTGCGCTGCCTGCTGTTCGGCGCGTCGTGGATGGTGGTCGGCGGCATCTGCGCGACCGCGATCTCGATGCTGCGGCTCGACCGCCAGTTGTACGTGCTCGCCGCGCTGATCGCCGCGTTCGGCCTGGCGCAGGCCGCGCGCGGCATCGCCCGCGACGGCGGCGGCTTCGCCACGGTGATGGACGACCTGGGCGCGATGCCGGCGGCGATGACGCGGCTGGCCGTGGTCCAGTTCTTCTCCTGGTTCGCCCTGTTCGCGATGTGGATCTACACCACGCCGGCGGTCACCCAGCTGCATTACCACACCAGCGACACCGCGTCGGCCGCCTACAACGAAGGCGCCAACTGGGTCGGCGTGCTGTTCGCCGCCTACAACGGCTTCGCCGCGCTCGCGGCCATCGCGATCGCGCCGATGGCGCGGCGCTGGGGGCTGCGCCGCAGCCACGTGTTCAACCTCGCGCTCGGCGGCGCCGGTTTGTTGTCGGTGGCGCTGGTCCGCGATCCGCAGATGCTGCTGCTGTCGATGGTCGGCATCGGTTTCGCCTGGGCTTCGATCCTGTCGCTGCCGTACGCGATGCTGTCGGACTCGGTGCCGGCGGCGAAGATGGGCGTGTTCATGGGCATCTTCAATTTCTTCATCGTCATTCCGCAGCTGGTCGCGGCGAGCTTGCTCGGCTTCCTGGTCAAGCACGCGTTCGGCGGTCATCCGGCGGCGGCGCTGAGCATCGGCGGCATCAGCCTGTTCGTCGCCGGCGCCTGCACGCTGTGGGTGCGCGAGCCCGGCGCGGAGGCGCGCGCATGA
- a CDS encoding alpha-amylase family glycosyl hydrolase produces MRALALAALSLALAACAHGGAREAAPREYYGTLEPMASDAVYFVVTDRFVNGDIGNDQRDQGGPDPDTRSFDRPVPGGPPGESDNIGYLGGDFKGLLDNADYIRDMGFGAVWLTPIVDNPDQAFTGGDAVTWGGAFQDRGKTGYHGYWGVDFYRLDEHLPSPGLDFAGLTRGLKQHGLKTVLDIVANHGSPSFTMRKPQPKFGKIYRDGVLVADHQNLPPEKLDPAHNPLHRFFHSERDLVQLSNIDDTHPAVMDYFVGAYSQWIDQGADAFRIDTIRHMPLAFWQQFAARIRAKRPGFFMFGEAFDYKAENIAPFTWAENGGVSVLDFPLKERLAEAFGKPRADYARVGERLYLQDGPYANPYELMTFYDNHDMPRLDASDEGFIDAHNWLFTARGIPVIYYGSEVGFQRGRAEHAGNRNYFGQERVDAARAHPIRAALKRIAAVRKASPALQRGLQVNVLLQGDRAAFYRVYAHGGVSQIALVLLNKGGAAAEFAVSEHLQAGRWRAALGGGEIAVGEGGTLRASVPAHGVEVYLLDAPVRRADLIAALDQAMAHARKR; encoded by the coding sequence ATGAGGGCGCTGGCGCTGGCCGCGCTGAGCCTCGCGCTGGCCGCGTGCGCGCACGGCGGCGCGCGCGAGGCAGCGCCGCGCGAGTACTACGGCACGCTGGAACCGATGGCGAGCGACGCGGTGTACTTCGTCGTCACCGACCGCTTCGTCAACGGCGACATCGGCAACGATCAGCGCGATCAGGGCGGGCCCGATCCCGATACGCGCAGCTTCGACCGTCCCGTGCCCGGCGGCCCGCCGGGCGAGAGCGACAACATCGGTTACCTGGGCGGCGACTTCAAAGGCCTGCTCGACAACGCCGACTACATTCGCGACATGGGCTTCGGCGCGGTCTGGCTGACGCCCATCGTCGACAACCCCGATCAGGCTTTCACCGGCGGCGACGCGGTGACTTGGGGCGGCGCGTTCCAGGACCGCGGAAAGACCGGCTATCACGGTTACTGGGGCGTGGACTTCTACCGCCTCGACGAGCACCTGCCGAGCCCAGGCCTGGATTTCGCCGGGCTGACGCGCGGGTTGAAACAGCACGGGCTCAAGACCGTGCTCGACATCGTCGCCAATCACGGCTCGCCCTCGTTCACGATGCGCAAGCCGCAGCCGAAGTTCGGCAAGATCTATCGCGACGGCGTGCTGGTCGCCGATCACCAGAACCTGCCGCCGGAAAAGCTCGACCCGGCGCATAACCCCTTGCACCGGTTCTTCCACTCCGAACGCGATCTGGTGCAGCTTTCGAACATCGACGACACCCATCCGGCGGTGATGGACTACTTCGTCGGCGCGTATTCGCAATGGATCGATCAGGGCGCCGACGCGTTCCGCATCGACACCATCCGGCATATGCCGCTGGCGTTCTGGCAACAGTTCGCCGCGCGCATCCGCGCCAAGCGGCCGGGTTTCTTCATGTTCGGCGAGGCCTTCGACTACAAGGCCGAGAACATCGCGCCGTTCACCTGGGCCGAAAACGGCGGCGTCAGCGTGCTGGATTTTCCGCTCAAGGAACGCTTGGCCGAGGCGTTCGGCAAGCCGCGCGCCGATTACGCGCGGGTCGGCGAACGCTTGTATCTGCAGGACGGGCCGTACGCCAATCCGTACGAGCTGATGACCTTCTACGACAACCACGACATGCCGCGGTTGGACGCCAGCGACGAAGGCTTCATCGACGCCCACAACTGGCTGTTCACCGCGCGCGGGATTCCGGTGATCTATTACGGCTCCGAAGTCGGGTTCCAGCGCGGCCGCGCCGAGCATGCGGGCAACCGCAACTACTTCGGGCAGGAGCGCGTCGACGCGGCGCGCGCGCATCCGATCCGCGCCGCGCTCAAGCGCATCGCGGCGGTGCGCAAGGCCTCGCCGGCGTTGCAGCGCGGCTTGCAGGTGAACGTGCTGTTGCAGGGCGATCGCGCGGCGTTCTACCGGGTCTACGCGCACGGCGGCGTGTCGCAGATCGCGTTGGTGCTGCTCAATAAGGGCGGCGCCGCGGCGGAGTTCGCGGTGAGCGAGCATCTGCAAGCCGGGCGTTGGCGCGCGGCGCTGGGCGGCGGCGAGATCGCGGTGGGCGAGGGCGGTACGTTGCGCGCTTCGGTGCCGGCGCATGGGGTCGAGGTGTATCTGCTCGACGCGCCGGTGCGGCGCGCGGACCTGATCGCCGCCTTGGACCAGGCGATGGCGCACGCCCGCAAGCGCTGA
- a CDS encoding LacI family DNA-binding transcriptional regulator: MRKKSKATSVDIAHLAGVSQATVSRVLSGSPLVNAETRKRVEAVVRELNYKVDRHASSLRRQRSGTLALLLFEDPTPDESHINPFFLSMLGSITRACARHGQDLLISFQQLSDDWAADYEDSMKADGLILLGYGDYLAYQGKLQRLVEQGTRFVRWGAVLPDQPGLSIGCENFGGGRQAGAHLVALGRRRVAFLGDASSHYPEFLDRFLGCEQALDEAGSALDRALQVDAESSEDAGHAAALALLARGLPFDAVFAASDLIAIGAMRALTERGLRVPEDVSVIGFDDLPMARFAHPPLTTVFQDTKQAGELLVDALMALIRGEQAQSQRLPTTLVVRKSCGG; this comes from the coding sequence ATGCGCAAGAAATCCAAAGCCACCTCGGTCGACATCGCCCACCTGGCCGGCGTCTCCCAGGCCACGGTGTCGCGCGTGCTCAGCGGCAGCCCGCTGGTCAACGCCGAAACGCGCAAGCGGGTCGAGGCGGTGGTGCGCGAGCTCAACTACAAGGTCGACCGCCACGCGTCCAGCCTGCGCCGACAGCGCTCGGGCACGCTGGCGCTGCTGCTGTTCGAGGATCCAACCCCGGACGAGTCGCACATCAACCCGTTCTTCCTGTCCATGCTCGGCTCGATCACCCGCGCCTGCGCGCGCCACGGCCAGGACCTGCTGATCTCGTTCCAGCAGCTCTCCGACGACTGGGCCGCCGATTACGAAGACAGCATGAAAGCCGACGGCCTGATCCTGCTCGGCTACGGCGACTATCTGGCGTATCAGGGCAAGCTGCAGCGGCTGGTCGAGCAGGGCACCCGCTTCGTGCGCTGGGGCGCGGTGCTGCCGGATCAGCCGGGGCTGTCGATCGGTTGCGAGAACTTCGGCGGCGGACGGCAGGCGGGCGCGCATCTGGTCGCGCTGGGTCGTCGGCGGGTGGCGTTTCTCGGCGATGCCTCCAGCCACTACCCCGAATTTCTCGACCGTTTCCTCGGCTGCGAACAGGCGCTGGACGAAGCCGGTTCGGCGTTGGACCGCGCTCTGCAAGTCGACGCGGAAAGTTCCGAGGACGCCGGCCACGCCGCCGCGCTGGCACTGCTCGCGCGCGGATTGCCGTTCGACGCGGTGTTCGCCGCCAGCGACCTGATCGCCATCGGCGCGATGCGCGCGCTGACCGAACGCGGCCTGCGCGTGCCCGAGGACGTGTCGGTGATCGGCTTCGACGATCTGCCGATGGCGCGCTTCGCGCATCCGCCGCTGACGACGGTGTTTCAGGACACCAAGCAGGCCGGCGAGTTGTTGGTGGACGCGTTGATGGCGCTGATTCGCGGCGAGCAGGCGCAGAGCCAGCGGTTGCCGACGACCTTGGTGGTGCGCAAGTCCTGCGGCGGTTGA
- a CDS encoding ABC transporter permease subunit, translating to MRAPARLLRFGGRLLEAAITLWLLGTLCFALLRAAPGGPFDSEKAAPPEVQAVLDAQYRLDQPLLMQYLGWLGDALRGDLGPSFQYPDYTVNQLIANALPVSALNGGLALLLALLFGVALGVWAALRAGGWTDRALMFLAGLGLAVPKFVVAPLLVLLFAVTLHWLPAGGWGEWDNAVLPVIALALPNIAYCARLTRASLLETLCADYLRAARARGLSDTRLLFAHALKPALLPVAAWLSPALINVVTGSAVVEQVFGIPGMGRYFVQGALNRDYTLVLGVVLVIGALIVAINVVVDALRGWMDPRLEQGE from the coding sequence ATGCGCGCGCCTGCGCGCCTGTTGCGCTTCGGCGGCCGCCTGCTGGAAGCCGCGATCACCTTGTGGCTGCTCGGCACGCTGTGCTTCGCACTGCTGCGCGCCGCGCCGGGCGGCCCGTTCGACAGCGAGAAAGCCGCGCCGCCGGAAGTGCAGGCGGTGCTCGACGCGCAATACCGGCTCGACCAACCGCTGCTCATGCAATACCTGGGCTGGCTCGGCGACGCGCTGCGCGGCGATCTCGGCCCCTCGTTCCAATACCCCGATTACACCGTCAACCAACTCATCGCCAACGCGCTGCCGGTGTCGGCGCTCAACGGCGGCCTCGCCCTGCTGCTGGCCTTGCTGTTCGGCGTCGCCCTGGGCGTCTGGGCCGCGCTGCGCGCCGGCGGCTGGACCGACCGCGCGTTGATGTTCCTCGCCGGCCTGGGTCTGGCCGTACCGAAGTTCGTGGTCGCGCCGCTGCTGGTGCTGTTGTTCGCGGTGACCCTGCACTGGCTGCCCGCCGGCGGCTGGGGCGAATGGGACAACGCGGTGCTGCCGGTGATCGCCCTGGCCCTGCCCAACATCGCCTACTGCGCGCGGCTGACCCGCGCCTCGCTGCTGGAAACGCTCTGCGCCGACTACCTACGCGCCGCCCGCGCCCGCGGCCTGTCCGACACCCGCCTGCTGTTCGCGCACGCGCTCAAACCCGCGCTGCTGCCGGTGGCGGCGTGGCTGTCGCCGGCGCTGATCAACGTGGTCACCGGCTCGGCCGTGGTCGAACAGGTGTTCGGCATTCCCGGCATGGGCCGCTACTTCGTGCAGGGCGCGCTGAACCGCGATTACACCTTGGTGCTGGGCGTGGTGCTGGTGATCGGCGCGCTGATCGTGGCGATCAATGTGGTGGTGGATGCGTTGCGCGGCTGGATGGATCCGCGGCTGGAGCAGGGGGAATGA